One Salmo salar chromosome ssa01, Ssal_v3.1, whole genome shotgun sequence DNA window includes the following coding sequences:
- the LOC106609318 gene encoding potassium voltage-gated channel subfamily S member 3-like, which translates to MQYGQILHRRGPDDSFLNLNVGGFKQRVERSILQRFPRTRLGRLLCCVSEEAILELCDDFSPTDREYYFDRNPCFFRNVLNFYHTGKIHLMEELCVFSFSQEIEYWGIKELHLDSCCSNKFQEQRQFAEDKDWDRRSGEQQQQFGSIDSSMEELSTMDKDLEKFEGTWCSEVRKNIWLHLENPGYSCLAKGIAVASLAVVLTSIVAMCVHSMPEFHQVDLNDKEIEDPVLAIFEAVCVICFSVEFLVRLAVAPCARKFMSNALNIIDFVSIVPFYATLAFETVDEENEELENVGKVVQILRLMRIFRILKLARHSVGLRSLGATLRHSYHEVGLLMLFLSVGISIFSALIYFVEKESEESDITTIPVGWWWATISMTTVGYGDTCPVTVVGKLVATICIVCGILVVALPITIIFNKFSMYYQRQKAMDANQSNNETDQCNNNNIKIPDPSLTYFNVGDQYTLKMNSFVTNISVRSSVGSDEDTDASSIQGGETTCILRGT; encoded by the coding sequence ATGCAGTACGGCCAGATCCTTCACAGGCGCGGCCCGGACGATAGCTTCCTCAACCTGAACGTGGGTGGCTTTAAGCAGCGCGTGGAGCGCAGTATCCTGCAGCGCTTCCCCAGGACCCGCCTGGGACGCCTGCTATGCTGTGTCTCCGAGGAGGCCATTCTGGAGCTCTGCGACGACTTCAGCCCCACCGACAGGGAATACTACTTTGATCGCAACCCGTGTTTCTTCCGCAATGTCCTCAACTTCTACCACACGGGCAAGATCCACCTGATGGAGGAGCTGTGCGTCTTCTCCTTCAGCCAGGAGATTGAGTACTGGGGCATCAAGGAGCTCCACCTGGACTCCTGCTGCAGCAACAAGTTTCAGGAGCAGAGACAGTTTGCAGAGGACAAGGACTGGGACCGGAGGAGCGGtgaacagcagcagcagttcGGGAGCATTGACTCGTCCATGGAGGAGCTCTCAACTATGGACAAGGACCTGGAGAAGTTCGAGGGTACCTGGTGCTCGGAGGTCCGCAAGAACATCTGGCTGCACCTGGAGAACCCGGGCTACTCATGTTTGGCCAAGGGGATCGCCGTGGCCTCGCTGGCTGTGGTGCTGACCTCCATCGTGGCCATGTGCGTCCACAGCATGCCCGAGTTCCACCAGGTGGACCTTAACGACAAGGAGATTGAAGACCCGGTGCTGGCCATCTTCGAGGCTGTGTGCGTCATCTGCTTCTCTGTGGAGTTCCTGGTGCGGCTGGCAGTGGCGCCGTGCGCCCGTAAATTCATGAGCAACGCTCTCAACATCATCGACTTTGTTTCCATCGTTCCCTTCTACGCCACACTGGCCTTTGAGACAGTGGACGAGGAGAACGAGGAACTGGAGAACGTGGGCAAGGTGGTTCAGATCCTGCGACTGATGCGAATCTTCCGCATCCTCAAGCTGGCGCGTCACTCGGTGGGGCTGCGCTCGCTGGGTGCCACGCTAAGGCACAGCTACCACGAGGTGGGCCTCCTgatgctctttctctctgtgggtATCTCCATTTTCTCTGCGCTCATCTACTTTGTGGAGAAGGAGTCAGAAGAGTCAGACATAACGACCATCCCCGTAGGCTGGTGGTGGGCCACTATTAGCATGACAACAGTGGGCTACGGCGACACCTGCCCGGTGACGGTTGTAGGGAAGCTGGTGGCCACCATATGCATCGTCTGTGGGATACTAGTGGTGGCCCTGCCCATCACCATTATCTTCAACAAGTTCTCCATGTACTACCAGAGGCAAAAGGCCATGGATGCCAATCAGAGCAATAATGAGACCGACCAATgcaataataacaatattaagATCCCCGACCCCAGTCTAACATACTTTAATGTCGGTGACCAGTACACCTTAAAGATGAACTCATTCGTCACCAATATCTCTGTCAGGAGCAGCGTCGGCAGTGATGAAGACACGGATGCATCGAGCATCCAGGGTGGAGAGACGACTTGTATCCTGAGGGGCACTTGA